The following coding sequences are from one Paenibacillus sp. FSL R5-0912 window:
- a CDS encoding SpaA isopeptide-forming pilin-related protein, giving the protein MRLLKKKKWALGLGIILFVTTFAQAMGFFTNVNADAVNTEITEDIVKTVTLSVYENGMQVTDSVYKLDSMVKLNLTYELPDAKYDKGATYTYTLPSQLKINQTYSGTLVNSEFANGIGTYTVGADNKVVFVFNENIEGLLDIKGTFWVESTLSSTTVTGSTTQVLHFPIAGNANNSITLQVQPSNGKAITKTGTPMPQKYNASSIDWTVDVNTLLNKLDNAVITDPMQTGLELDPASIAVYALTVDVKGNLTLGGQVSSALYDTTASDLTKLDLKFKNSINEAYRIKFTTKNISTTEQTKFNNTATLTANGSPQSASAEVNINLGKTLEKFTSGYNSSDETITWEIRFNYNEKSITSNNAVLTDYFNITQDYVADSMIIYKVKLDQNGSGTDDGTLLADTDYTLTQLPDVSGTAGFKLQFNHDIQSAYRIVYKTKVAERVYTGESIVNKATYNGQTVQASTSTTQRILNKQAVNNGTDVDYLNKTVKWTIKVNEDSRTMTNLVLTDKFTNAGLQLIGKPDISPALVEGTDYEITNLGSGEFKVNEGFEIKFLKPITKAYTITYSTKFDYYSLITASKYFINTASIVWNEKTSSSAQTSSSTFTPDGKVIKNGFKTGKYDIASKKITWTVGANYNKRVLAAGAELVDTLPAGQQVVAGTVIVNKLNYGADGAHYSVNPALVEGTDYTVTVTDKLLKVKFKDSVDYAFYVVFKTEFKDGDINLSSVANNAILNNSDDKPVSEVLSGSASVTNGGQYVTKTGSRDSSDQTIINWTVTINANQSNVSNVQVVDTPSSNQVLLPESFQLVETTVNPANGTVNVTATKLERDKDYTLDFITDSTGKDTFKLAFTNTINKPYILTYKSVIAAVGTVPVTNAVSFSGLGSQLVSKPSSFTQNFTIVDTGGTGSGVKGSLKVLKTNADQTKNLQGAEFSLDRIVGTELKDTVKAASDSAGNLEFTNLRAGKYVLKETKAPSGYALDTTVRTVTINSSTPVLLTVTNDYNGSLKLTKVAQDDSSRKLAGAEFELYDTTNKLVETGTTDSNGVVLFTKLMGGSYTYKETKAPAGYKLNGNSVPVTIDPAQQKAVTVTNEALQGSLKLIKVDKDDATKKLAGAKFELYNSSNTLVATSTTNASGEIVFSNLKFGTYFYQETAAPAGYELDSTKQSITIDSDVQKVLEPIKNTAILGSLKLVKVDAADSTKKLAGAKFELYNSSDAMVAAATTNASGEIIFDNLKIGAYTLEETKAPAGYDLDSTVRNLTISSKVQQVLAPITNKETLGSLKLVKVDAADGTKQLAGAKFELYNSSDAMVATATTSANGEIVFNNLKLGDYTLKETEAPTGYELDETVRNVQIDSKVQQVLPSIPNKATTGSLKLIKVDAADGTKKLAGAKFELYNSSNTVVAAGTTNANGEIVFDDLKLGTYTLEEVKAPTGYDLDGIVRSIKIDSKDQQVLDPIKNTKTLGSLKISKVDYYNVNKKLAGAEFRLTNTSTNVAVTGVTNADGEIEFTDLNLGDYTLVETKAPYGYDLDARVRNVKITSKDQLVLSPIANIETIGSIKFVKVDATDGNKKLEGAVFKLTNSSKVVVGTKTTNANGEIVFENLKVGVYTLEETAAPAGYDLEGTPQNITIDSNVQKVLDPIKNQETLGSLKLIKVDAADAAKKLTGAEFKLTNSSSGAVVTGTTNVSGELVFNDLKLGKYTLEETKAPAGYDLDGTVRNITISGKAQQVLAPIQNVETLGSLKLIKVDVADAAKKLAGAEFKLTNSSKVVVATKTTNANGEIVFDELKLGTYTLEETKAPTGYEIDSTERTITINSKVQQVLAPITNQETLGSIKLVKIAEGNAARKLAGAEFKLYDSSKSVVATGITDMNGEIEFKDLKLGVYTLQETVAPIGYYLDSSERSIIIDSKVQQVLAPITNKDIPAPTGAPGTYPVVTPTPTPVSTVTPGVTSTPGPSATGVPGVAVTPGPTPIATLSPTAPAVSSTPTPQATSATTVQDIPIEGEIPLGGIPSLSVEPTHGTVVVTPDGKWTYTPDPGYTGKDKFTITVTDEDSNDQDIIIEVGVDEVPTGTVTDTTSSEDGLPGDLPKTGEESPLPLYLMGGGLIVLGIILARRFKTRNKPE; this is encoded by the coding sequence TTGAGATTATTGAAAAAGAAAAAATGGGCACTGGGGCTTGGAATAATACTATTTGTAACAACATTTGCTCAGGCAATGGGTTTCTTCACCAATGTAAATGCGGATGCAGTGAACACAGAAATTACCGAAGATATTGTTAAAACTGTAACACTCTCGGTTTACGAAAATGGGATGCAGGTTACGGATAGTGTGTACAAGCTGGATTCTATGGTTAAGCTGAATTTGACATATGAGCTTCCGGATGCAAAGTATGACAAAGGCGCTACATACACGTACACCCTTCCTTCCCAATTAAAAATTAATCAAACGTATTCCGGTACGCTGGTTAATAGTGAATTCGCTAATGGAATCGGTACTTATACTGTAGGTGCTGATAATAAAGTCGTATTTGTTTTTAATGAAAATATTGAAGGGCTATTAGATATAAAAGGCACTTTTTGGGTTGAATCTACCCTAAGCTCAACTACAGTTACCGGCAGCACAACGCAGGTGCTCCATTTTCCGATAGCGGGAAATGCCAATAACTCAATTACACTCCAGGTTCAACCCAGTAACGGCAAAGCTATCACCAAAACCGGAACACCAATGCCGCAAAAATATAATGCCAGCAGTATTGACTGGACGGTTGATGTAAATACGCTTTTGAACAAACTTGATAATGCTGTAATTACGGACCCCATGCAGACAGGCTTGGAGCTGGATCCGGCTTCTATTGCTGTATATGCCTTGACGGTGGATGTTAAAGGAAACTTAACCCTTGGCGGGCAGGTCAGTTCTGCACTCTATGACACGACCGCAAGTGATCTGACCAAACTGGATCTGAAATTCAAAAATTCAATAAATGAAGCCTACCGGATAAAGTTTACTACCAAGAACATAAGTACTACAGAGCAAACAAAGTTTAATAATACAGCTACACTGACTGCTAATGGCTCACCTCAATCTGCCTCTGCAGAGGTTAATATTAACTTGGGCAAAACGCTGGAAAAGTTTACAAGCGGATATAATTCCTCAGATGAGACTATTACTTGGGAGATTCGGTTCAATTATAATGAAAAGTCAATAACGTCAAATAATGCTGTCCTGACTGACTATTTCAACATAACCCAAGACTATGTTGCTGATTCAATGATTATCTATAAAGTCAAGCTCGATCAAAATGGGTCTGGAACAGATGACGGAACGTTGCTTGCAGATACGGATTATACGCTTACCCAACTACCTGACGTATCAGGTACAGCTGGATTTAAGCTTCAGTTCAACCATGATATTCAATCTGCCTACCGGATTGTCTATAAGACAAAGGTAGCTGAGCGGGTATACACTGGTGAGAGCATCGTAAATAAGGCGACTTATAACGGGCAAACTGTTCAAGCGAGTACTTCGACTACCCAACGTATTTTGAACAAGCAGGCTGTAAATAACGGTACGGATGTAGACTACTTGAACAAGACCGTGAAATGGACTATTAAGGTTAATGAAGACAGCAGAACTATGACAAACCTGGTACTTACCGATAAATTTACTAACGCAGGATTGCAACTGATCGGGAAACCGGATATTTCGCCTGCGCTTGTTGAAGGTACAGATTATGAGATCACCAATTTAGGCTCTGGTGAATTTAAGGTGAATGAGGGTTTTGAGATTAAATTTTTAAAGCCAATTACTAAGGCTTACACGATTACGTACAGTACAAAATTTGATTATTACTCATTGATCACTGCTTCAAAATATTTCATTAATACTGCATCCATTGTGTGGAATGAAAAAACATCAAGCAGTGCTCAGACATCAAGTTCAACATTCACTCCAGACGGTAAGGTTATTAAGAATGGATTTAAGACAGGAAAGTATGATATAGCCAGTAAGAAAATCACCTGGACAGTTGGAGCGAACTATAATAAAAGAGTGCTCGCTGCAGGTGCGGAGCTGGTTGATACCCTTCCGGCGGGTCAGCAGGTAGTTGCGGGTACTGTAATCGTTAATAAGCTGAATTATGGTGCTGATGGAGCACATTACTCTGTAAATCCTGCTTTGGTTGAGGGTACAGACTACACAGTTACTGTAACAGATAAATTGCTCAAGGTTAAATTCAAAGACAGCGTGGATTATGCTTTCTATGTAGTTTTTAAAACGGAGTTCAAAGACGGTGATATTAACCTGTCTAGCGTTGCTAATAACGCCATTTTGAATAACTCGGACGATAAGCCAGTCTCGGAAGTATTATCCGGTAGTGCAAGTGTAACGAATGGCGGACAATATGTAACAAAAACCGGATCCCGGGATAGTTCTGATCAAACTATCATTAACTGGACAGTAACGATTAATGCAAACCAGTCAAACGTGAGCAATGTTCAAGTCGTGGATACTCCGAGTAGTAATCAGGTACTGCTTCCTGAAAGCTTCCAGCTGGTTGAGACCACTGTTAACCCTGCGAACGGTACTGTAAATGTTACGGCTACCAAGCTTGAGCGTGACAAGGATTATACGCTGGATTTCATCACGGATAGTACCGGCAAGGATACATTCAAGCTGGCATTTACGAACACCATTAATAAACCATACATTCTCACCTATAAGTCAGTCATTGCGGCAGTAGGGACCGTACCTGTAACCAATGCTGTATCGTTCAGTGGATTGGGGTCCCAACTGGTAAGTAAACCTTCTTCATTCACCCAAAACTTCACCATCGTTGATACCGGAGGCACGGGAAGCGGTGTGAAAGGCTCGCTTAAGGTGCTGAAAACAAATGCAGACCAAACTAAAAATCTGCAGGGTGCTGAGTTCTCCCTGGATCGTATTGTAGGCACAGAACTGAAGGATACAGTGAAAGCAGCCAGCGATTCAGCTGGCAATCTGGAGTTCACTAATTTGCGGGCCGGTAAATATGTTCTAAAGGAAACAAAGGCACCCTCCGGATATGCACTGGATACTACAGTGCGGACGGTAACCATTAATTCTTCTACACCTGTTCTGCTGACCGTTACGAATGATTATAACGGCTCGCTCAAGCTGACTAAGGTTGCTCAGGATGATTCGTCCAGAAAACTTGCAGGTGCAGAATTTGAACTGTATGATACTACGAATAAATTGGTCGAAACGGGAACTACCGATTCAAACGGCGTAGTATTATTTACGAAATTAATGGGAGGAAGCTACACATACAAAGAAACTAAAGCACCGGCTGGATATAAGCTTAATGGTAATAGTGTTCCCGTAACTATTGATCCGGCTCAACAAAAGGCCGTGACGGTTACTAATGAAGCACTTCAAGGTTCGCTTAAGCTAATAAAGGTAGATAAAGATGATGCAACGAAGAAGCTTGCAGGAGCAAAGTTTGAGTTATACAATTCCAGCAATACTCTAGTGGCAACATCTACTACCAATGCCAGCGGGGAAATTGTATTCAGTAATTTAAAGTTCGGAACCTATTTCTATCAGGAAACAGCTGCTCCGGCCGGATATGAATTGGATTCAACAAAGCAGAGCATTACGATTGATTCGGATGTGCAGAAGGTTCTGGAACCGATCAAGAATACAGCAATTCTGGGCTCACTCAAGCTCGTTAAGGTAGATGCAGCTGACAGTACGAAGAAGCTTGCCGGAGCGAAGTTCGAGTTGTACAATTCCAGCGATGCCATGGTGGCAGCGGCAACTACTAACGCCAGTGGTGAAATTATTTTCGATAATCTGAAGATTGGAGCATATACACTGGAGGAAACCAAGGCTCCGGCCGGATATGATTTGGATTCCACGGTGCGCAACCTCACGATTAGTTCGAAAGTACAGCAGGTGCTGGCTCCAATTACGAATAAAGAAACCTTGGGTTCACTCAAGCTTGTTAAAGTAGATGCCGCGGACGGAACGAAGCAGCTTGCCGGAGCGAAGTTCGAACTGTACAATTCCAGCGATGCTATGGTGGCAACGGCGACTACCAGTGCCAATGGTGAAATAGTTTTCAATAATTTGAAGCTTGGAGACTATACACTGAAGGAGACCGAAGCTCCAACTGGGTATGAATTGGATGAGACGGTGCGTAATGTCCAGATTGATTCGAAAGTACAGCAGGTTCTGCCGTCGATCCCCAATAAAGCAACCACAGGCTCACTCAAGCTCATAAAGGTGGATGCAGCGGACGGAACGAAGAAGCTTGCAGGAGCAAAGTTCGAATTATACAATTCCAGCAATACTGTGGTTGCGGCAGGGACTACCAATGCCAATGGTGAAATTGTATTCGATGATTTGAAGCTTGGAACGTATACACTGGAGGAAGTCAAGGCTCCAACCGGATATGATTTAGATGGAATAGTGCGTAGTATCAAGATTGATTCAAAGGATCAGCAGGTGCTGGACCCAATTAAGAACACCAAAACCTTGGGCTCACTCAAGATAAGTAAGGTAGATTATTATAATGTGAATAAAAAGCTGGCCGGAGCAGAGTTCAGACTCACGAATACCAGCACAAATGTAGCGGTGACGGGTGTTACGAATGCCGATGGTGAGATTGAATTCACTGATCTGAATCTTGGGGACTATACCCTGGTGGAAACCAAGGCCCCATACGGATATGATTTGGATGCAAGGGTACGCAATGTCAAGATTACTTCGAAGGATCAGCTTGTACTGAGCCCAATTGCAAATATAGAGACCATAGGCTCGATTAAGTTTGTTAAGGTCGATGCAACTGACGGGAATAAGAAGCTTGAAGGAGCTGTATTCAAGCTCACGAATTCCAGCAAGGTTGTGGTAGGAACAAAGACTACCAATGCCAATGGTGAAATTGTGTTTGAAAATTTAAAGGTCGGAGTCTATACCCTGGAGGAGACTGCCGCTCCAGCCGGATATGACTTGGAGGGGACTCCACAGAATATCACGATTGATTCCAATGTACAGAAGGTGCTCGACCCTATTAAGAACCAGGAGACCCTGGGTTCGCTCAAGCTCATCAAGGTAGACGCCGCTGATGCCGCCAAAAAGCTTACGGGAGCAGAGTTCAAGCTTACGAATTCCAGCAGCGGTGCGGTAGTAACAGGCACCACCAATGTTAGTGGTGAACTGGTATTTAATGATTTGAAGCTAGGCAAATACACACTGGAGGAAACCAAGGCTCCAGCCGGGTATGATCTGGATGGAACAGTGCGTAACATCACAATCAGCGGGAAGGCCCAGCAGGTGCTGGCTCCCATTCAGAACGTGGAAACCTTGGGTTCGCTCAAGCTCATCAAGGTAGACGTCGCTGATGCCGCCAAAAAGCTTGCCGGAGCAGAGTTCAAGCTCACGAATTCCAGCAAGGTTGTGGTAGCAACGAAAACTACCAATGCGAACGGTGAAATTGTGTTCGATGAGTTGAAGCTGGGCACGTACACGCTGGAAGAAACCAAGGCGCCAACAGGATATGAAATAGATTCAACGGAGCGCACTATTACGATTAATTCAAAGGTGCAGCAGGTATTAGCACCAATCACAAACCAAGAGACCTTGGGTTCAATCAAGCTCGTTAAGATCGCCGAAGGTAATGCAGCGAGAAAGCTTGCCGGGGCTGAGTTTAAGCTTTATGATTCCAGCAAGAGCGTAGTTGCAACGGGAATTACCGACATGAATGGTGAGATTGAATTTAAGGATTTGAAGCTTGGAGTATACACACTGCAGGAAACCGTGGCTCCTATAGGCTATTATTTGGATTCATCGGAGCGCAGCATCATCATTGATTCGAAGGTACAACAGGTGCTGGCCCCAATTACGAATAAAGACATACCGGCACCGACAGGAGCGCCCGGAACGTACCCGGTGGTTACCCCAACACCTACTCCGGTTAGTACGGTAACGCCAGGTGTAACTAGTACACCTGGTCCTTCAGCAACAGGAGTACCTGGCGTAGCGGTTACACCGGGACCTACACCAATAGCGACCTTAAGTCCTACTGCACCTGCAGTAAGCAGTACACCGACGCCACAGGCTACGTCAGCAACTACTGTTCAGGATATTCCAATCGAGGGGGAGATTCCGCTGGGCGGCATTCCAAGCCTTAGCGTGGAACCGACACATGGTACAGTAGTCGTTACACCAGACGGCAAATGGACTTATACTCCTGATCCGGGATATACCGGCAAGGATAAGTTCACCATTACTGTAACGGATGAAGACAGCAATGATCAGGATATTATTATTGAGGTGGGTGTTGACGAAGTGCCGACAGGTACGGTAACTGATACAACCTCCAGTGAAGATGGCCTGCCTGGAGATCTCCCTAAGACAGGTGAAGAAAGCCCGCTTCCATTGTATCTGATGGGTGGAGGACTGATCGTTCTGGGGATAATCCTGGCACGGAGATTCAAGACACGCAATAAACCGGAGTAA
- a CDS encoding response regulator, translating into MIRAMLVDDERLALIKLQLMLEELTSVQILAAFTDPYEAVKAAPELDPEVIFLDIDMPEMNGVQAGEILQNLCPRAKIIFVTAYNNYAVDAFELNALDYVLKPVSRSRLVKTIQRLEERIELEPDKKIADHQIMIRSLQSLRFERGGQPLSNIRWRTSKAQELFAYLFHNRNRFVSKDSLIDLLWPDFNLKKASTHLYTTIYQVRQCLKQGEIDLPINNVSGGEGYTLETGGALIDSYEWEKGLLTLEPVSAGNIQEHQRLLDFYTGDYLADYDYLWAESERQRLRTIWLHHALSLAAFYIETSKLPEAVTIYQRLVRLQPYFEQGYFGLMKTYDIIGERSGVEEQYNTMTALWNGELGISLPANITRWYEEWKQNNFRSL; encoded by the coding sequence ATGATTCGAGCTATGCTAGTGGATGATGAACGTCTTGCACTTATAAAACTTCAGCTCATGCTTGAAGAATTAACGTCAGTACAGATCCTTGCCGCTTTTACAGACCCTTATGAAGCGGTAAAAGCAGCGCCGGAGCTGGACCCGGAAGTTATTTTCCTGGATATTGATATGCCCGAGATGAATGGAGTTCAAGCTGGTGAAATCCTGCAGAATCTTTGCCCCCGTGCCAAAATCATATTTGTGACCGCATACAATAACTACGCTGTAGATGCTTTTGAACTAAACGCGCTTGATTATGTATTGAAGCCGGTAAGCAGAAGCAGGCTGGTGAAGACTATCCAGCGGCTGGAGGAACGGATAGAGCTGGAGCCCGACAAGAAAATTGCAGATCATCAAATCATGATCCGCAGCCTCCAGTCCCTGCGTTTCGAGCGCGGCGGACAGCCACTAAGCAATATTCGCTGGCGTACCTCGAAAGCCCAGGAGCTGTTTGCTTATCTTTTCCATAACCGTAACCGGTTTGTCAGCAAGGACAGCCTGATCGATCTCCTGTGGCCTGATTTCAATCTCAAAAAAGCCTCAACCCACCTGTACACTACCATTTATCAGGTAAGGCAGTGCTTGAAGCAGGGAGAAATCGATCTCCCCATCAATAATGTCAGCGGCGGAGAAGGCTATACCCTGGAGACCGGAGGCGCTTTAATTGACAGCTACGAATGGGAGAAAGGCCTTCTTACTCTGGAGCCGGTCAGTGCAGGCAATATTCAAGAGCATCAGCGTCTGCTGGATTTCTACACTGGTGATTATTTGGCCGACTACGATTATTTGTGGGCTGAGAGTGAACGTCAGCGGCTCCGGACGATCTGGCTGCATCATGCACTGAGTCTGGCAGCATTCTATATAGAGACCAGCAAACTCCCGGAGGCTGTTACGATATATCAGCGTCTTGTCCGTCTTCAGCCTTATTTCGAGCAGGGATATTTCGGACTTATGAAAACGTATGATATCATCGGTGAACGCTCAGGGGTTGAGGAGCAATATAACACGATGACAGCTCTTTGGAACGGGGAACTGGGGATCAGCCTGCCGGCAAATATAACCCGGTGGTACGAGGAATGGAAGCAGAATAATTTCAGAAGTCTGTGA
- a CDS encoding RNA polymerase sigma factor — protein MEETEWITAVLGGEHQAFGHLVTRYQGMVYSVCIKITGEAESAKDMAQEVFIKAYKALPSFRGQSSFSTWLYRIAYRTCLDWKRANDREWRHRSTADYTENDWVTSQTPEQMALRKEASQELGENLNSLTEPYRSVVQLYYFQRHSYQEIADQKGISVKTVESQLYRARQMMRKSGEEWR, from the coding sequence GTGGAAGAGACGGAGTGGATTACTGCTGTGCTCGGCGGAGAGCATCAGGCCTTTGGGCACCTGGTGACGCGTTATCAGGGCATGGTATATAGTGTATGCATCAAAATCACTGGAGAAGCCGAGTCGGCCAAGGATATGGCCCAGGAAGTCTTCATCAAAGCCTATAAGGCTCTCCCCTCCTTCAGAGGACAGTCCTCCTTCTCCACTTGGCTGTACCGTATTGCTTACCGGACCTGTCTGGACTGGAAACGGGCCAATGACCGGGAATGGCGGCACCGGAGCACTGCGGACTACACGGAGAATGATTGGGTGACTTCGCAAACGCCTGAGCAGATGGCGCTCCGTAAGGAAGCCTCCCAGGAGCTCGGTGAGAATTTGAACAGTCTGACAGAGCCGTACCGGTCGGTTGTGCAGCTGTACTACTTTCAGCGACACTCGTATCAGGAGATTGCCGATCAGAAAGGGATTTCGGTCAAAACGGTTGAATCGCAGCTGTATCGGGCCAGACAGATGATGCGCAAAAGCGGGGAGGAATGGCGATGA
- a CDS encoding zf-HC2 domain-containing protein — translation MNCATVKEWMPHYIDGQLPPEAQQTIRLHAESCPDCAQWLEEARGLAALWNEMEAGLDGLGQEAMQPMNFPDLTADVMAKIDRMENGRRERVIKATMSRRRTAPGTSWMHYGVAVGLTFLLLQFGVFEHLAYGITEINGQMSTSVSAWFGPQGK, via the coding sequence ATGAATTGTGCAACAGTAAAAGAATGGATGCCGCATTATATCGATGGCCAGCTGCCGCCTGAGGCGCAGCAGACAATCCGCCTGCATGCCGAGTCCTGTCCCGACTGCGCGCAGTGGCTGGAAGAGGCACGCGGTCTCGCAGCGCTGTGGAATGAGATGGAAGCAGGGCTGGACGGCCTTGGCCAGGAAGCAATGCAGCCTATGAACTTCCCTGATCTTACAGCGGATGTGATGGCTAAGATTGACCGTATGGAGAATGGCCGCAGGGAACGGGTAATTAAAGCAACAATGTCTAGACGGCGTACCGCCCCGGGAACCTCCTGGATGCATTATGGCGTTGCCGTGGGGCTGACTTTTCTCCTGCTGCAGTTCGGTGTGTTCGAACACCTTGCCTATGGCATTACCGAAATTAATGGGCAAATGTCCACTTCAGTCAGCGCCTGGTTCGGCCCTCAAGGCAAATAA
- a CDS encoding DUF4097 family beta strand repeat-containing protein, which produces MGRWKIGSFTAAIGCIVIGVIVVLAQYDVITYEALGYIWPALLILFGLEMLLRLFIKSDVKSRVSGWAIVLIIVLVAASGAQTVLAGGSLSSILGNTTLVPVSGTVEVNQEIKNVRIELPDGKVKIEGVQGNTLEYEGKLELPGNTDSEAASALERKWKVTTEGDTIVMELEGDSGWLANIQFGINVKAPYLNVSIPQNLAAQVETSDGSIEAAGLTAGIDVDTSNGTMDIHDITGGVEAHTSNGTVTVQNIQGKVELVSSNGAITLGNIDGSLSAKSSNGKITVNSAVTGNWELKSSNGKVVVGLPAVTDATIHADTSNGSLKGNVTWDGDDDNGTAVLGSGTHEVTLSTSNGSVTVDTAE; this is translated from the coding sequence ATGGGGAGATGGAAAATCGGCAGCTTTACCGCCGCGATAGGCTGCATTGTGATTGGGGTCATTGTAGTACTCGCCCAGTACGATGTAATCACTTACGAGGCGCTGGGCTATATCTGGCCGGCATTGCTTATTCTGTTCGGGCTGGAGATGCTGCTTAGGCTCTTCATTAAATCGGATGTCAAGAGCCGCGTGAGCGGCTGGGCGATTGTACTCATTATCGTGCTTGTCGCTGCAAGCGGGGCACAGACGGTACTGGCCGGCGGTTCGTTGAGCAGTATCTTGGGCAATACAACGCTTGTCCCGGTAAGCGGGACGGTAGAAGTGAATCAGGAAATTAAGAATGTGCGGATTGAATTGCCTGACGGCAAGGTTAAGATTGAAGGCGTGCAAGGAAACACCCTTGAGTATGAAGGAAAGCTGGAGCTGCCGGGCAATACGGACAGTGAAGCAGCAAGCGCACTGGAGCGTAAATGGAAAGTGACGACCGAAGGGGACACGATTGTCATGGAGCTGGAAGGAGATTCCGGCTGGCTCGCGAACATTCAATTCGGGATCAATGTCAAAGCTCCTTACCTGAATGTCAGCATTCCGCAGAATTTAGCCGCCCAGGTAGAGACCAGCGACGGATCCATCGAAGCTGCCGGTCTGACGGCAGGCATTGATGTGGACACCAGCAACGGGACAATGGATATCCATGATATTACCGGAGGCGTGGAGGCTCACACCAGCAATGGTACAGTAACCGTGCAGAATATACAGGGTAAAGTGGAGCTGGTCAGCTCGAACGGGGCGATCACACTGGGCAATATCGACGGCTCCTTATCTGCCAAGAGCAGCAACGGCAAGATTACGGTCAATTCTGCGGTGACAGGCAACTGGGAGCTGAAATCCAGCAATGGCAAGGTTGTGGTGGGCCTGCCGGCTGTTACGGATGCGACAATTCATGCGGATACGAGCAATGGCTCGCTTAAAGGGAATGTTACCTGGGACGGCGATGATGACAATGGAACAGCTGTGCTTGGAAGCGGAACCCATGAGGTTACTTTGTCCACCAGTAATGGTTCTGTGACGGTGGACACCGCAGAGTAA
- a CDS encoding aldo/keto reductase has protein sequence MQYTKLGKSGMKVSRLCLGTMNFGPITDEKEAFRIMDAALDAGVNFFDTANVYGWGENSGLTETIIGRWFKQGGGRREKVVLATKVYGAMSDKLDGPNDEAGLSSYIIRRHLEASLQRLQTDHVELYQMHHIDRNVSWDELWGAFELAVSQGKIGYVGSSNFAGWDIAVAQQEAKARGFLGLVSEQHKYSLTCRLPELEVLPAAQHLGLGIIPWSPLDGGLLGRNALKKIEGSRSGGNSERVEQHKSQLEAFAELSLELGEPQDNLALAWLLANPAVTAPIIGPRTLEQFESALRSLEITLDESVLKRLDEIFPGPGGAAPKAYAW, from the coding sequence GTGCAATATACTAAGCTTGGCAAGTCCGGTATGAAGGTTAGCCGCCTCTGTCTGGGAACGATGAATTTCGGGCCGATTACCGATGAGAAAGAGGCCTTCCGCATCATGGATGCTGCGCTGGACGCCGGAGTCAACTTTTTTGATACCGCTAACGTGTATGGTTGGGGAGAAAATTCAGGCCTGACCGAGACCATTATCGGGCGTTGGTTCAAGCAGGGCGGCGGACGCCGTGAAAAGGTCGTTCTCGCCACTAAGGTCTATGGCGCCATGAGTGACAAGCTGGATGGTCCAAACGATGAGGCCGGCCTCTCCTCTTATATTATCCGCAGGCACCTGGAAGCCTCTCTGCAGCGTCTGCAGACCGATCATGTTGAACTCTACCAGATGCACCATATCGACCGCAACGTGTCGTGGGATGAGCTGTGGGGCGCCTTTGAGCTTGCTGTCAGCCAGGGCAAGATCGGTTATGTCGGCTCCAGTAACTTTGCCGGCTGGGATATTGCCGTAGCCCAGCAGGAAGCGAAGGCCCGCGGGTTCCTGGGACTGGTATCGGAGCAGCATAAATACAGCCTCACCTGCCGTCTGCCGGAGCTGGAGGTCCTGCCTGCGGCCCAGCATCTCGGTCTTGGAATTATCCCGTGGAGCCCGCTTGACGGGGGACTCCTCGGCCGCAATGCCTTGAAGAAGATCGAAGGCAGCCGCAGCGGGGGCAATTCAGAACGTGTAGAGCAGCATAAGAGCCAGCTGGAAGCCTTTGCGGAGCTGAGTCTGGAGCTGGGCGAACCGCAGGATAATCTCGCATTGGCCTGGCTCCTGGCCAATCCTGCGGTGACGGCTCCGATTATAGGACCGCGTACGCTGGAACAATTCGAAAGCGCGCTGCGCAGCTTGGAGATCACCCTGGACGAGTCCGTGCTGAAACGTCTGGACGAGATTTTCCCGGGACCTGGCGGTGCTGCTCCGAAGGCTTATGCTTGGTAA